In Cygnus olor isolate bCygOlo1 chromosome 22, bCygOlo1.pri.v2, whole genome shotgun sequence, a genomic segment contains:
- the LOC121058501 gene encoding toll/interleukin-1 receptor domain-containing adapter protein, translated as MAGWFRRLLQKPKQSSSCTGSSRNASTGRSASSSPSSSSSARSSSSSAGTAVARAGRPAPVDISSSGSARWAKSYDVCICHSEVDLEFVEELVSYLESQPQSFRCFLQLRDAVAGSAIVTELCDAVQNSHCWVMLITPSFLQDPWCKYQMHQALAEAPMANGRTIPVLKDIDRKDYPRELRNLYYISTVLKENSFRQIRDTVLRYLEELCRSSASGTEQ; from the exons ATGGCTG GGTGGTTTAGGCGGCTCCTGCAGAAGCCCAAGCAGAGCTCCAGCTGCACGGGGAGCAGTCGGAATGCCAGCACCGGCCGTTCGGCTTCCTCatcgccctcctcctcctcctcggccaggagctccagctcctccgccGGCACTGCCGTGGCTCGGGCTGGCCGCCCGGCACCAGTGGACATCAGCAGCTCGGGCAGCGCCCGCTGGGCCAAGAGCTACGACGTGTGCATCTGCCACAGCGAGGTGGACCTGGAGTTTGTGGAGGAGCTGGTGTCCTACCTGGAGAGCCAGCCGCAGAGCTTCCgctgcttcctccagctgcGGGATGCCGTGGCAGGCAGCGCCATCGTGACGGAGCTGTGCGACGCCGTGCAGAACAGCCACTGCTGGGTGATGCTCATCACCCCCAGCTTTCTCCAGGACCCCTGGTGCAAGTACCAGATGCACCAGGCGCTGGCCGAGGCCCCGATGGCCAACGGGCGCACCATCCCCGTGCTGAAGGACATCGACAGGAAGGACTACCCCAGGGAGCTGCGCAATCTTTACTACATCTCCACGGTGCTCAAGGAGAACAGCTTCAGGCAGATCAGAGACACTGTCCTGCGCT ACCTGGAAGAGCTGTGCCGGAGCTCGGCAAGCGGGACTGAGCAGTGA